A window of the Cicer arietinum cultivar CDC Frontier isolate Library 1 chromosome 6, Cicar.CDCFrontier_v2.0, whole genome shotgun sequence genome harbors these coding sequences:
- the LOC101502904 gene encoding uncharacterized protein, with the protein MLKPSFPVQKGNVVYRKPYLTTDGNCGFRAIALLLGFGEECWSLVRKRLDQEIVSHVTPYDRLFTGHIKEVRDSLMISGLGVQPMDKWLSIPDMGYVIATTYNIILVTFGMTFSMTFFPMRGSHSGSTKNDRICCIGFVNGNHWVPMKDGFPMPDIAPGWKQYHTNEATSWAIAYIDRLQHWGYLLDRLSRVTQNPPTELVDANVFR; encoded by the exons ATGTTAAAACcgagttttccggtacagaagggaAACGTTGTGTACCGAAAACCTTATTTGACAA ctgatggaaattgtggttTTCGCGCTATTGCATTATTGCTTGGTTTCGGTGAAGAGTGTTGGTCTTTGGTCCGCAAGAGATTGGATCAAGAGATTGTTTCTCATGTAACTCCATATGATAGATTGTTCACAGGACACATTAAAGAAGTAAGAGATTCGTTGATGATATCCGGCTTAGGTGTTCAACCCATGGATAAATGGTTGTCCATacctgatatgggttacgtgatagcgacaacatataatattattcttgtcaCGTTCGGTATGACATTTTCAATGACTTTCTTTCCTATGAGGGGTTCACATTCCggatcgacaaaaaatgatcgcatttgttgtattggttttgttaatgGAAATCACTGGGTTCcg ATGAAAGATGGATTTCCAATGCCAGACATTGCACCAGGTTGGAAGCAATATCATACCAATGAAGCAACTTCTTGGGCAATAGCATACATAGACCGTCTACAACACTGGGGGTATTTATTAGACCGGTTGTCACGTGTTACCCAAAATCCACCTACGGAACTCGTAGATGCAAATGTCTTTAGATGA
- the LOC140920859 gene encoding uncharacterized protein isoform X3, whose protein sequence is MKEAMARRRKLNIRHRASDNEGIQSTSNNTNSTNVEGSNVAETRSSPCHAEGVIQVEPKRARGPTKMLDVWEMEDGDLIIVNLDKYGRPIGEEGTTLTRFIGSVARRYQYAPINYKSWKVMPNDYKEEMLKLIESKFEFVPPINDLTREMLKSELNEKWRQWKGDLKSMAYDPTKTEEEVASLVPDDRVDPNQYRGLVHHWFSDEGQKISKINRQNRAKFEDVHCMGSKSLPKFIDEKVYFYFYFYGFNLN, encoded by the exons ATGAA AGAAGCAATGGCTCGAAGAAGAAAGTTAAATATTCGACATCGAGCAAGTGATAATGAAGGAATTCAGTCTACTTCAAATAATACAAACTCAACCAATGTAGAAGGAAGTAATGTTGCAGAAACTCGTTCTAGTCCTTGTCATGCAGAAGGTGTCATAC aAGTAGAGCCTAAACGGGCTAGAGGTCCTACAAAAATGTTAGATGTATGGGAAATGGAAGATGGTGATTTAATAATCGTTAATTTGGACAAATATGGTCGACCCATTGGTGAGGAAGGGACAACTCTAACTCGTTTCATTGGTAGCGTAGCTAGAAGGTATCAATATGCTCCTATCAACTACAAGTCATGGAAAGTTATGCCAAATGATTACAAAGaagaaatgttgaaattaataGAG agtaaatttgagtttgttcctCCAATAAATGACTTAACAAGAGAAATGTTAAAATCTGAGCTGAATGAGAAATGGAGGCAATGGAAGGGTGATCTAAAGTCAATGGCATATGACCCTACTAAAACAGAAGAAGAAGTTGCATCTCTTGTACCAGATGATAGGGTTGACCCAAATCAATATCGTGGTTTGGTTCATCATTGGTTTTCTGATGAAGGACAA aaaataagtaaaattaataggcAAAATCGTGCTAAATTTGAAGATGTTCATTGTATGGGTTCAAAAAGTCTCCCAAAGTTTATTGATGAGAAggtttatttctatttctatttttatggctttaatttaaattaa
- the LOC101503237 gene encoding uncharacterized protein: MLLRSSSAPILGSLLLYNSKECSLEPEHTLKLPFLSLSKKLAKIDLKNSLSPKRTILVPCSNVLTNIKERNEVKDAKMVQNSIIGGGMGSNGGCKGGGRGWNLNEGNNHGRDRIDTYYKNMIQAHPCDALLLGNYAKFLKEVCGDYTKAEEYLERAILSNPGDGHILSIYADLIWQTDKNVGRAQEYFDQAFESAPDDCYVLASYANFLWDAENEEDNDYQIKSDHSHTYPTSLFQETKHCPPLTAAS; the protein is encoded by the exons ATGCTACTTAGAAGCTCCTCAGCTCCAATTCTAGGTTCATTGTTACTCTATAATTCCAAAGAGTGTTCTCTTGAGCCAGAACATACTCTTAAGCTACCATTTTTAAGCCTAAGTAAAAAATTGGCTAAGATAGACCTTAAAAACTCGTTAAGTCCTAAGAGAACAATTCTTGTGCCATGTAGTAATGTTCTAACaaatattaaagaaagaaaTGAAGTGAAAGATGCTAAGATGGTGCAAAATTCAATTATTGGTGGGGGTATGGGGAGTAATGGTGGATGTAAAGGTGGTGGAAGAGGGTGGAATTTGAATGAAGGAAATAATCATGGTAGAGATAGGATAGATACTTATTACAAGAACATGATTCAAGCACACCCTTGTGATGCTCTTTTGCTTGGAAATTATGCAAAGTTTTTGAAGGAG GTTTGTGGAGATTATACTAAAGCAGAGGAGTATCTAGAAAGGGCAATTTTGTCTAATCCTGGTGATGGTCATATTCTATCCATCTATGCAGATTTAATATGGCAAACAGATAAGAATGTTGGTCGAGCTCAAGAATATTTTGATCAAGCTTTTGAAAGTGCCCCAGATGATTG CTATGTCTTGGCTTCATATGCTAATTTCCTTTGGGATGCTGAAAATGAAGAAGATAATGACTACCAAATTAAATCCGATCACAGCCATACATATCCAACTAGTCTCTTTCAAGAAACCAAACATTGCCCTCCTTTAACTGCAGCCTCATAA
- the LOC140920859 gene encoding uncharacterized protein isoform X4 translates to MKEAMARRRKLNIRHRASDNEGIQSTSNNTNSTNVEGSNVAETRSSPCHAEGVIRESVESHSIPSDIEVEEEQIEKEVEPKRARGPTKMLDVWEMEDGDLIIVNLDKYGRPIGEEGTTLTRFIGSVARRYQYAPINYKSWKVMPNDYKEEMLKLIEKKKLHLLYQMIGLTQINIVVWFIIGFLMKDKK, encoded by the exons ATGAA AGAAGCAATGGCTCGAAGAAGAAAGTTAAATATTCGACATCGAGCAAGTGATAATGAAGGAATTCAGTCTACTTCAAATAATACAAACTCAACCAATGTAGAAGGAAGTAATGTTGCAGAAACTCGTTCTAGTCCTTGTCATGCAGAAGGTGTCATACGTGAGTCTGTAGAATCTCACTCAATTCCCTCTGATATAGAAGTTGAAgaagaacaaattgaaaaag aAGTAGAGCCTAAACGGGCTAGAGGTCCTACAAAAATGTTAGATGTATGGGAAATGGAAGATGGTGATTTAATAATCGTTAATTTGGACAAATATGGTCGACCCATTGGTGAGGAAGGGACAACTCTAACTCGTTTCATTGGTAGCGTAGCTAGAAGGTATCAATATGCTCCTATCAACTACAAGTCATGGAAAGTTATGCCAAATGATTACAAAGaagaaatgttgaaattaataGAG AAGAAGAAGTTGCATCTCTTGTACCAGATGATAGGGTTGACCCAAATCAATATCGTGGTTTGGTTCATCATTGGTTTTCTGATGAAGGACAA aaaataa
- the LOC140920859 gene encoding uncharacterized protein isoform X1 encodes MKEAMARRRKLNIRHRASDNEGIQSTSNNTNSTNVEGSNVAETRSSPCHAEGVIRESVESHSIPSDIEVEEEQIEKEVEPKRARGPTKMLDVWEMEDGDLIIVNLDKYGRPIGEEGTTLTRFIGSVARRYQYAPINYKSWKVMPNDYKEEMLKLIESKFEFVPPINDLTREMLKSELNEKWRQWKGDLKSMAYDPTKTEEEVASLVPDDRVDPNQYRGLVHHWFSDEGQKISKINRQNRAKFEDVHCMGSKSLPKFIDEKVYFYFYFYGFNLN; translated from the exons ATGAA AGAAGCAATGGCTCGAAGAAGAAAGTTAAATATTCGACATCGAGCAAGTGATAATGAAGGAATTCAGTCTACTTCAAATAATACAAACTCAACCAATGTAGAAGGAAGTAATGTTGCAGAAACTCGTTCTAGTCCTTGTCATGCAGAAGGTGTCATACGTGAGTCTGTAGAATCTCACTCAATTCCCTCTGATATAGAAGTTGAAgaagaacaaattgaaaaag aAGTAGAGCCTAAACGGGCTAGAGGTCCTACAAAAATGTTAGATGTATGGGAAATGGAAGATGGTGATTTAATAATCGTTAATTTGGACAAATATGGTCGACCCATTGGTGAGGAAGGGACAACTCTAACTCGTTTCATTGGTAGCGTAGCTAGAAGGTATCAATATGCTCCTATCAACTACAAGTCATGGAAAGTTATGCCAAATGATTACAAAGaagaaatgttgaaattaataGAG agtaaatttgagtttgttcctCCAATAAATGACTTAACAAGAGAAATGTTAAAATCTGAGCTGAATGAGAAATGGAGGCAATGGAAGGGTGATCTAAAGTCAATGGCATATGACCCTACTAAAACAGAAGAAGAAGTTGCATCTCTTGTACCAGATGATAGGGTTGACCCAAATCAATATCGTGGTTTGGTTCATCATTGGTTTTCTGATGAAGGACAA aaaataagtaaaattaataggcAAAATCGTGCTAAATTTGAAGATGTTCATTGTATGGGTTCAAAAAGTCTCCCAAAGTTTATTGATGAGAAggtttatttctatttctatttttatggctttaatttaaattaa
- the LOC140920859 gene encoding uncharacterized protein isoform X2 codes for MARRRKLNIRHRASDNEGIQSTSNNTNSTNVEGSNVAETRSSPCHAEGVIRESVESHSIPSDIEVEEEQIEKEVEPKRARGPTKMLDVWEMEDGDLIIVNLDKYGRPIGEEGTTLTRFIGSVARRYQYAPINYKSWKVMPNDYKEEMLKLIESKFEFVPPINDLTREMLKSELNEKWRQWKGDLKSMAYDPTKTEEEVASLVPDDRVDPNQYRGLVHHWFSDEGQKISKINRQNRAKFEDVHCMGSKSLPKFIDEKVYFYFYFYGFNLN; via the exons ATGGCTCGAAGAAGAAAGTTAAATATTCGACATCGAGCAAGTGATAATGAAGGAATTCAGTCTACTTCAAATAATACAAACTCAACCAATGTAGAAGGAAGTAATGTTGCAGAAACTCGTTCTAGTCCTTGTCATGCAGAAGGTGTCATACGTGAGTCTGTAGAATCTCACTCAATTCCCTCTGATATAGAAGTTGAAgaagaacaaattgaaaaag aAGTAGAGCCTAAACGGGCTAGAGGTCCTACAAAAATGTTAGATGTATGGGAAATGGAAGATGGTGATTTAATAATCGTTAATTTGGACAAATATGGTCGACCCATTGGTGAGGAAGGGACAACTCTAACTCGTTTCATTGGTAGCGTAGCTAGAAGGTATCAATATGCTCCTATCAACTACAAGTCATGGAAAGTTATGCCAAATGATTACAAAGaagaaatgttgaaattaataGAG agtaaatttgagtttgttcctCCAATAAATGACTTAACAAGAGAAATGTTAAAATCTGAGCTGAATGAGAAATGGAGGCAATGGAAGGGTGATCTAAAGTCAATGGCATATGACCCTACTAAAACAGAAGAAGAAGTTGCATCTCTTGTACCAGATGATAGGGTTGACCCAAATCAATATCGTGGTTTGGTTCATCATTGGTTTTCTGATGAAGGACAA aaaataagtaaaattaataggcAAAATCGTGCTAAATTTGAAGATGTTCATTGTATGGGTTCAAAAAGTCTCCCAAAGTTTATTGATGAGAAggtttatttctatttctatttttatggctttaatttaaattaa